One segment of Strix aluco isolate bStrAlu1 chromosome 17, bStrAlu1.hap1, whole genome shotgun sequence DNA contains the following:
- the SLC17A9 gene encoding voltage-gated purine nucleotide uniporter SLC17A9, whose amino-acid sequence MAAGAGGRNVPVGSAEHGPRAGQHDGMRRDGGGDPYWSRPESRVWTVMLLLGTCLLYCARVTVPICAVALSTHFSWDKKQSGVVLSSFFWGYCLTQIIGGHISDQIGGEKVLLLSASAWGFLTVLTPLLTHVTSAHLVFMTSSRFLMGLLQGVYFPSLASLLSQKVRESERAFTYSTVGTGSQFGTLVIGGAGSLLLDWYGWESVFYFSGLLTLLWVYCTCKYLLSEKELIIPIDYLMRGLSISKQTKVPWKQLFKKAPIWAVIIAQLSTASTFFTLLSWLPTFFKETFPESKGWVFNVVPWLVAIPTSLFSGFLSDHLINQGYKTITIRKFMQVIGSGVSSIFALCLGQTSSFCKAIVFASASVGLQTFNHSGISVNVQDLAPSCAGLLFGVGNTGGALLGVICVYLAGYLIETTGSWISVFNLVAAVNSIGLCAFLIFGEAQRVDTDSAYMDL is encoded by the exons ATGGCCGCGGGTGCCGGCGGCAGGAATGTGCCGGTGGGCAGCGCCGAGCACGGCCCCCGGGCCGGGCAGCACGACGGCATGAGGCGGGATGGCGGCGGGGACCCGTACTGGTCCAG GCCCGAGTCCCGCGTCTGGACGGTGATGTTGCTGCTGGGGACGTGCCTGCTGTACTGCGCCCGCGTCACCGTGCCCATCTGCGCCGTCGCCCTGAGCACCCACTTCAGCTGGGACAAGAAGCAGTCCGGCGTAGTGCTCAGCAGCTTCTTCTGGGGCTACTGCTTGACACAGATTATCGGAGGACATATCAGTGATCA AATAGGAGGTGAGAAAGTCCTCCTGCTCTCGGCATCAGCCTGGGGGTTCCTCACGGTCCTCACCCCGCTGCTCACCCACGTCACTTCTGCCCATCTCGTTTTTATGACCTCCTCCAGGTTCCTCATGGGGTTGCTGCAAG GGGTGTATTTCCCGTCCCTGGCCAGCCTGCTGTCCCAGAAGGTCCGGGAGAGCGAGCGAGCCTTCACTTACAGCACGGTGGGGACCGGCTCGCAGTTTGG GACGCTGGTGATCGGTGGTGCAGGATCTCTCCTCCTCGACTGGTACGGCTGGGAGAGCGTTTTCTACTTCTCTGGTTTGCTCACTTTGCTCTGGGTTTACTGCACCTGCAAGTACCTCCTGAGTGAGAAAG AACTCATCATCCCCATAGACTATTTAATGAGAGGCCTCTCGATATCCAAGCAGACCAAAGTTCCCTGGAAGCAGCTATTTAAGAAGGCACCGATATG GGCTGTCATCATCGCTCAGCTTTCTACAGCCAGCACATTTTTCACTCTCCTCTCCTGGCTGCCAACTTTCTTTAAGGAAACTTTCCCTGAGTCAAAG GGTTGGGTGTTTAACGTAGTCCCCTGGCTGGTTGCAATTCCTACAAGCTTGTTCAGTGGATTTCTGTCTGATCATTTAATCAACCAGG ggTACAAAACCATCACCATTCGTAAATTCATGCAG GTCATTGGCTCCGGTGTCTCAAGCATTTTTGCCTTGTGCCTGGGCCAGACCTCCAGTTTTTGCAAGGCGATAGTGTTTGCTTCTGCCTCTGTTGGACTTCAGACCTTTAACCACAG TGGCATTTCAGTAAACGTACAGGATCTGGCCCCCTCATGTGCTGGCTTACTGTTTG GTGTTGGGAATACAGGTGGAGCTCTCCTAG GTGTCATTTGTGTGTACTTGGCTGGCTACCTGATTGAAACGACTGGCTCCTGGATCTCTGTTTTTAACCTGGTGGCTGCTGTTAACAGCATTGGCCTCTGTGCATTCCTCATATTTGGAGAGGCCCAGAGGGTGGACACAGACTCTGCATATATGGACCTCTAG